Proteins encoded together in one bacterium window:
- a CDS encoding TIGR00730 family Rossman fold protein, whose amino-acid sequence MKKNKYEEEAWRIFRIMAEFVDGFETLEKVEKAITIWGSARIKENDKWYKNAVKTAKLLAEKGYTIITGGGPGIMEAGNKGAILGGGESIGLNIELPKEQKPNPYIKTLIYFRYFFTRKVMFVKYTKGFIIFPGGFGTLDEFTEAITLIQTGRIHKFPVILMDKYFWKGFLNWLTEVPLKRGYIDKNDLKIFKIVDEPEEAVSLIEKFYKNK is encoded by the coding sequence ATGAAAAAGAATAAGTATGAAGAAGAAGCATGGAGAATTTTTAGAATTATGGCGGAATTTGTGGATGGGTTTGAAACTCTTGAAAAAGTTGAAAAAGCAATAACAATATGGGGTTCAGCGAGAATAAAAGAAAATGATAAATGGTATAAAAATGCGGTAAAAACAGCAAAATTACTTGCTGAAAAGGGCTATACTATAATAACCGGTGGCGGACCTGGAATTATGGAAGCGGGAAACAAAGGAGCAATATTAGGTGGAGGGGAATCTATAGGTCTTAATATTGAACTACCAAAGGAACAAAAACCAAATCCTTATATAAAAACTTTAATATATTTCAGATATTTTTTCACGAGAAAAGTTATGTTTGTTAAATACACTAAAGGTTTTATTATTTTTCCCGGTGGCTTTGGTACTCTTGATGAATTTACAGAAGCAATAACTCTTATACAAACAGGAAGAATCCATAAATTCCCTGTCATTCTTATGGATAAATATTTCTGGAAAGGTTTCTTAAACTGGCTTACAGAAGTTCCTTTAAAAAGAGGATACATAGATAAAAATGATTTAAAAATTTTTAAAATTGTGGATGAACCAGAAGAGGCTGTTTCATTAATTGAAAAGTTCTATAAAAATAAATAA